Proteins encoded by one window of bacterium:
- a CDS encoding PDZ domain-containing protein has protein sequence MLKTIGWLLFSLAVTALTTTAQTKEEKQPRHEMRIMGEPGQLWMLPEVGMVAIEREGKVTVEAISPAQSRPKAYASVDLQQGDIIMMANGKKIGSSKEISALYDSLQIGQDLKMGIKRGEKMMMVTVKKADPESLPQRKMIVSEGDAGQNWEAQGSHSIQIDPSVENVTAVGGTGLMIGNKGKDIVVAGKMPHAKSILGDAAIGQGDIITHLQDKPVTTVAEFESAFDAIKIGDPVTITVLHDGKELKATFTKQESQFRTVIKKG, from the coding sequence ATGCTCAAGACAATTGGATGGCTGCTCTTTTCTCTCGCCGTAACGGCTCTAACGACTACCGCCCAAACCAAGGAAGAAAAACAGCCGCGCCACGAAATGCGCATCATGGGTGAACCCGGCCAGCTCTGGATGCTCCCCGAGGTCGGCATGGTGGCCATTGAACGCGAAGGAAAGGTCACTGTCGAGGCTATCTCCCCCGCCCAGTCCCGCCCGAAAGCCTACGCGTCTGTCGACCTGCAGCAGGGAGACATCATCATGATGGCCAACGGCAAAAAGATCGGGTCATCCAAAGAGATCTCCGCTCTGTATGACAGCCTCCAGATCGGCCAGGACCTGAAAATGGGGATCAAGCGCGGCGAGAAAATGATGATGGTCACTGTCAAGAAGGCAGACCCGGAATCACTCCCACAGCGAAAAATGATCGTCTCCGAGGGTGATGCCGGCCAGAATTGGGAAGCGCAAGGCTCCCACTCGATACAAATCGACCCCAGCGTCGAGAATGTCACTGCTGTCGGCGGCACCGGACTGATGATCGGCAACAAGGGTAAGGACATTGTCGTGGCCGGCAAAATGCCCCACGCGAAATCCATCCTTGGCGACGCCGCCATCGGACAAGGTGACATCATCACCCACTTGCAGGATAAGCCAGTCACCACCGTTGCCGAATTTGAATCCGCCTTCGATGCGATCAAGATCGGCGACCCGGTCACCATTACCGTCTTGCATGACGGCAAGGAACTGAAAGCTACTTTCACCAAGCAGGAATCACAATTCCGCACCGTTATCAAGAAGGGCTGA
- a CDS encoding response regulator transcription factor → MNEKILLLEDDANLGSILQEHLQMQGYGVTLCTNGIDGINAYRGGHFALCLVDVMMPKMDGFTFAREIRSTDDQTPLIFLTAKSLKEDKIEGFKIGCDDYLTKPFSIEELLLRIQAILKRAGGKSRDDSTISQFVIGGYQFDATRQLLRFKEKQYKLTPKEAELLKLLCLHMNETLEREVALKKVWGDDNYFSGRSMDVFVSRLRKYFKDDPRVEIMGIHGKGFRLIVS, encoded by the coding sequence ATGAACGAAAAGATCCTGTTACTCGAAGATGACGCCAACCTTGGTTCGATCCTGCAGGAGCATCTGCAGATGCAGGGGTATGGAGTGACGCTCTGTACGAATGGGATCGACGGGATCAACGCATATCGCGGGGGGCATTTTGCGCTCTGCCTGGTGGATGTGATGATGCCGAAGATGGACGGGTTCACGTTCGCCCGGGAGATCCGTTCGACCGATGACCAGACGCCGCTGATCTTCCTGACGGCGAAATCGCTGAAAGAAGATAAGATCGAAGGGTTCAAGATCGGATGCGATGATTACCTGACCAAGCCGTTCAGTATTGAAGAGCTGTTGCTTCGGATCCAGGCGATCCTGAAACGTGCAGGTGGGAAGAGCCGGGATGACTCAACTATTTCGCAGTTCGTGATCGGCGGGTATCAGTTTGATGCGACGAGACAGCTCCTTCGATTCAAGGAGAAGCAATACAAGTTGACGCCAAAGGAAGCTGAGCTACTGAAGCTGCTCTGTCTGCATATGAACGAAACGCTGGAGAGAGAAGTGGCGCTGAAAAAGGTCTGGGGGGATGACAACTATTTCAGCGGGCGGAGTATGGATGTGTTTGTGTCGCGGTTGCGGAAGTATTTCAAGGATGATCCGCGAGTGGAGATCATGGGGATACATGGGAAGGGGTTCCGGTTGATAGTGAGCTAG
- a CDS encoding HAMP domain-containing histidine kinase, whose translation MHLSRHIVSAIIVLIVLSLAGLVMVQSFLLSNARELEEQAFQRNVLAALNAATQKLETGETARRIVITMGAQFSGVDSLGKSMLSIQESMVAHTAVGVWTSDSLSWRENVESDTRLFNREVHPPIPPVEMEERAIRYRVPEKQHVRIVAFSAVSGRDTTLVDTVKLPGDYRIELTDSSFAAQSYIFKFANDSSSILLHVDSTFKSKLPPTSLELGKKSEMVSRVVNNLVFAEMEPIERRVDYPKLDSVLGITLRESGIDLAYAFGVIGNNDSLRMARPSQYREELQASPLRSRLFPNDLFAAANELVVYFPEERSFIWQQVTPLLVATMVFMLIITLCFAYTIRTIMRQRRFAELTVDFINNMTHEFKTPISTVNLAAEALLKSEPGAESKTVRYGKMILDENQRMRNQVDKILQMAVLEEGDFELSLSDVDLHQVIGKAAEHLSLHVEHRDGKVDCRLEAPHHIVKADPVHLSNIISNILDNANKYSPEHPQITISTRNGDGGVFVRISDNGIGIREKDLKQVFDKYYRVPSGNIHNVKGFGLGLAYVKLMVEAHSGRIRIDSQFGKGTDVEIYLPVVESVEQDG comes from the coding sequence ATGCATCTCTCGCGACACATAGTCAGCGCGATCATTGTGTTGATCGTACTCTCCCTCGCCGGCCTGGTGATGGTGCAGTCGTTTTTGCTCAGCAATGCCCGCGAATTGGAAGAACAGGCTTTTCAGCGGAATGTCCTGGCCGCGTTGAATGCCGCCACACAGAAGCTGGAGACGGGCGAAACTGCGCGGCGGATCGTGATCACCATGGGGGCACAGTTCAGCGGGGTCGATTCACTCGGCAAATCGATGCTGTCAATCCAGGAGTCGATGGTCGCGCATACGGCAGTCGGGGTCTGGACGTCCGATAGTTTGTCATGGCGGGAGAATGTCGAGAGCGACACCAGACTGTTCAATCGGGAGGTGCATCCGCCGATCCCGCCGGTTGAAATGGAGGAGCGGGCGATACGGTATCGCGTGCCGGAAAAGCAGCATGTCCGGATCGTGGCATTTTCGGCGGTGAGCGGCCGGGACACGACACTTGTGGATACGGTCAAACTTCCGGGGGACTATCGGATCGAACTGACGGATTCATCTTTTGCCGCCCAGAGCTACATTTTCAAGTTTGCCAATGATTCATCCTCGATACTCCTGCATGTGGACAGCACATTCAAAAGCAAACTTCCGCCAACTTCGCTGGAGTTGGGGAAAAAGAGCGAGATGGTCAGTCGGGTGGTGAACAATCTGGTCTTTGCGGAGATGGAACCGATCGAACGTCGGGTCGACTACCCGAAACTTGATTCCGTACTCGGGATCACCCTGCGTGAGTCGGGGATAGACCTGGCGTATGCGTTCGGCGTGATCGGGAATAATGACTCACTGCGCATGGCGCGGCCATCTCAGTATCGGGAAGAACTGCAGGCATCGCCGCTTCGGTCGCGGCTATTCCCTAATGATCTTTTTGCGGCCGCGAACGAGCTGGTGGTTTATTTCCCGGAGGAACGGTCTTTCATCTGGCAGCAGGTGACGCCGCTACTGGTAGCGACAATGGTTTTCATGCTGATCATCACGCTTTGCTTTGCCTATACGATACGGACGATCATGCGGCAGAGGAGATTTGCCGAGCTGACGGTGGATTTCATCAATAACATGACGCATGAATTCAAGACGCCGATCTCGACTGTCAACCTGGCCGCCGAAGCGTTGCTGAAGTCCGAGCCGGGGGCGGAGAGTAAGACGGTGCGCTACGGCAAGATGATCCTGGATGAAAATCAACGGATGCGAAATCAAGTTGATAAGATCCTGCAGATGGCGGTACTGGAAGAGGGAGATTTTGAACTGAGCCTATCGGATGTTGACCTGCATCAGGTGATCGGGAAAGCGGCGGAGCATCTGAGCCTGCATGTAGAGCATCGAGACGGCAAGGTGGATTGTCGACTTGAGGCGCCGCACCATATCGTCAAGGCAGACCCGGTACATTTGAGCAACATCATCAGCAATATTCTGGATAATGCCAACAAGTACTCGCCGGAACATCCACAGATAACGATCAGTACGCGAAACGGCGATGGCGGCGTATTTGTGCGGATATCGGATAACGGTATCGGGATCCGGGAGAAAGATCTGAAACAGGTGTTCGACAAATACTACCGGGTACCATCGGGGAATATTCACAATGTGAAGGGATTCGGTCTCGGGCTGGCGTATGTCAAGTTGATGGTGGAGGCGCATTCCGGACGGATCCGGATAGATAGTCAGTTCGGAAAAGGGACGGATGTGGAAATATATCTGCCGGTGGTCGAGTCAGTGGAGCAGGACGGATGA
- a CDS encoding sigma-70 family RNA polymerase sigma factor, giving the protein MLPDDPSHFPTTRFSAINGLRDSDPDRRRVSWDAVISVYWRPAYKHLRIRWNVSPEHAQDLIQSFFLAAFEKQYLTDYDPSKARFRTFLRTCLDRSVMKAQTASERIKRGGEYEHTSLDFASAEREIATIAAGPQYQPDQIFDREWVRSILVLAIHKFRLLCETEEKQIHFQLFEAYDLADNNSLSYADMAAQHALNEATVTNYLAWARRQFRQTVLDTIAELTSNEQEYREEVMAVLGIKLA; this is encoded by the coding sequence ATGTTGCCCGACGATCCATCGCACTTCCCGACCACGCGGTTCTCCGCCATCAATGGTCTTCGCGACAGCGACCCGGACCGCCGACGCGTCAGTTGGGATGCCGTCATCTCGGTCTACTGGCGACCTGCCTACAAGCATCTGCGCATCCGCTGGAATGTCTCGCCCGAACATGCCCAGGATCTTATCCAGTCATTCTTCCTGGCCGCCTTTGAGAAACAGTACCTCACTGATTACGATCCGTCCAAAGCCCGCTTTCGCACTTTCCTGCGTACCTGCCTCGACCGCTCAGTCATGAAAGCACAGACGGCCTCCGAACGGATCAAGCGAGGCGGCGAATATGAGCACACCTCGCTCGACTTCGCTTCAGCCGAGCGGGAAATCGCTACCATTGCCGCCGGACCGCAATACCAACCGGACCAGATCTTCGACCGCGAATGGGTTCGCTCCATCCTGGTACTGGCAATTCACAAATTCAGGTTGTTGTGCGAAACTGAGGAGAAACAAATACACTTTCAACTCTTCGAAGCTTACGACCTCGCCGACAACAACAGCCTCTCATATGCGGACATGGCTGCACAACACGCGCTCAACGAAGCCACCGTCACCAATTATCTCGCCTGGGCACGGCGCCAATTCCGCCAGACCGTCCTCGATACTATCGCGGAGCTGACCTCCAATGAGCAGGAGTATCGCGAAGAAGTAATGGCTGTACTCGGGATCAAGCTGGCATGA
- a CDS encoding efflux RND transporter periplasmic adaptor subunit, whose amino-acid sequence MLFGVSGCSKDQTAGAFTPPPMPVETATVEAKTVVDRFDAVGTIEAINSVTIVSEIDGLVKAVPFDEGSSIKKGELIVQLDDSQLKADLARAEAIRDQQKVTYDRVKELSDRGAVSPQEHDNALANLKVAEADVDLAKARLDKTRIVAPFDGVIGARKISPGTFLRAGGSFGTSSAIADLVQLSQLKVTFSAPERFFSMLKRKAEVTVTTSAYRDQAVKGTIEVIEPMVDPSTRSAMITAHIENPEYRFRPGMSANISAVLSTRDNALLVPDEAIFAEGDQMLVFVVKPDSTVGRAVIKIGSRQPGTVEILSGLEVGQMVVSAGHQKLYEGAKVMPIPHQAAGAAQVQGGVQ is encoded by the coding sequence ATGCTTTTCGGGGTCTCCGGCTGTTCGAAAGACCAGACCGCCGGGGCGTTTACGCCTCCGCCAATGCCGGTGGAGACAGCGACCGTGGAAGCGAAGACAGTGGTCGATCGATTTGATGCGGTCGGGACTATCGAGGCGATCAACTCGGTGACGATCGTCTCGGAGATCGATGGACTGGTCAAAGCGGTACCCTTTGACGAAGGGTCATCGATCAAGAAGGGGGAGTTGATCGTGCAGTTGGATGATTCACAGCTTAAGGCAGACCTGGCCCGGGCCGAAGCGATCCGCGATCAACAGAAGGTCACGTATGATCGAGTGAAAGAACTCTCGGACCGTGGCGCAGTTTCCCCACAGGAACATGATAACGCGTTGGCGAATTTGAAAGTTGCTGAGGCAGATGTTGATCTGGCGAAAGCCCGTCTGGACAAGACCCGCATTGTTGCGCCGTTTGACGGTGTAATCGGAGCGCGCAAGATAAGCCCTGGTACGTTTCTGCGAGCGGGTGGTTCATTCGGGACAAGCAGCGCCATTGCTGATCTGGTACAGCTTTCGCAGCTCAAAGTGACATTCTCCGCGCCAGAGCGGTTCTTCTCGATGCTGAAACGGAAGGCAGAGGTCACGGTCACGACCAGCGCGTATCGAGATCAGGCAGTGAAGGGGACGATCGAAGTGATCGAGCCGATGGTTGATCCCTCGACGCGCAGTGCGATGATCACAGCGCATATCGAAAACCCGGAGTACCGGTTCCGCCCGGGCATGTCGGCCAATATATCGGCGGTTCTCAGCACGCGGGATAACGCGCTGCTGGTGCCGGATGAAGCAATCTTCGCTGAAGGAGACCAGATGCTGGTCTTTGTGGTGAAGCCGGATTCAACCGTGGGGCGAGCGGTGATCAAGATAGGAAGCCGCCAGCCGGGGACAGTGGAGATATTGTCAGGGCTGGAAGTAGGGCAGATGGTAGTTTCAGCCGGGCACCAGAAGTTATATGAGGGGGCGAAAGTGATGCCAATACCGCATCAGGCGGCGGGCGCGGCGCAGGTGCAGGGAGGCGTGCAGTGA
- a CDS encoding VOC family protein yields MSKPVVHFEIAGHNGGKLRDFYGKLFDWEYQLFGEGGDYGMVSPTGPNSIGGGVSSVPPGGHPYVTIYVQVEDLQASLNKAESLGGKTILPPTPIPGMGAFAWFSDPDGNVMGIFRAGE; encoded by the coding sequence ATGTCAAAACCGGTCGTACATTTCGAAATCGCCGGCCACAACGGCGGCAAACTGCGCGATTTTTATGGCAAACTCTTTGACTGGGAATATCAACTTTTCGGCGAAGGCGGCGACTATGGCATGGTCAGCCCGACCGGCCCAAACTCCATCGGCGGCGGAGTCTCCTCCGTCCCACCCGGCGGACACCCGTATGTGACTATTTATGTCCAGGTCGAGGATCTGCAGGCCAGCCTTAACAAAGCTGAATCGCTCGGCGGGAAAACGATTCTTCCCCCGACTCCCATCCCCGGCATGGGCGCATTCGCCTGGTTCTCCGACCCCGATGGCAACGTCATGGGGATCTTCCGCGCCGGCGAATAA
- a CDS encoding serine/threonine protein kinase, with translation MNNLSNKKLEHLRTLVESPDLTGTKYRLLERVAAGGMGTVFLVHDTELDRKVALKLLTLPDTSGQLADRMLREAKVVAQLEHPAIVPIHDVGRLADGRVFYVMKYVSGETLAHYRKTVTAPPELLRVFQKIVEAIAFVHAHGILHRDLKPANIMVGQFGEVLVLDWGLATSLKMENTVGLTPRQASLLKKDNPAITDSGAVMGTPAYMSPEQASGDPSLIDQRSDIYSLGAILYFLLTGKHPLKDETSGRLLPPRELQRSIPKRIEAVCLKSLRTERSERYQSANDLSRDIARYLDNEPVTAYKESIWEITSRWAGRNKVILFILFGYMLVRYLIFFFLQI, from the coding sequence ATGAATAACCTCTCCAACAAAAAGCTGGAACATCTTCGCACCCTGGTCGAATCTCCCGATCTGACCGGCACGAAGTATCGTCTGCTCGAAAGAGTAGCCGCCGGCGGGATGGGAACTGTTTTCCTCGTTCACGATACCGAACTTGACCGCAAAGTCGCGCTCAAGCTCCTCACCCTTCCCGATACCTCCGGCCAGTTGGCTGACCGCATGTTGCGCGAAGCCAAGGTCGTCGCTCAACTTGAACACCCGGCGATAGTCCCGATTCACGATGTCGGTCGGCTTGCCGATGGCCGCGTTTTTTATGTAATGAAGTATGTCTCCGGCGAAACACTGGCCCACTATCGCAAAACAGTTACTGCGCCTCCCGAACTCTTGCGCGTCTTTCAGAAAATTGTCGAAGCGATCGCGTTCGTGCATGCCCACGGAATTTTGCACCGCGACCTTAAGCCCGCCAATATCATGGTCGGGCAATTTGGCGAAGTGCTCGTCCTGGATTGGGGTCTTGCAACATCGCTGAAGATGGAGAACACGGTTGGACTCACTCCCCGTCAGGCTTCGCTTCTTAAGAAGGATAACCCCGCCATCACTGACTCTGGTGCCGTTATGGGAACTCCTGCCTACATGTCCCCCGAGCAAGCCAGCGGCGATCCGTCGCTCATTGATCAGCGATCAGACATCTATTCACTCGGCGCCATTCTCTATTTCCTGCTGACAGGCAAACACCCGTTGAAGGACGAAACATCCGGGCGACTTCTTCCCCCCCGCGAGCTGCAGCGATCGATCCCCAAACGGATTGAAGCGGTCTGCCTCAAATCTCTTCGAACCGAAAGATCTGAGCGGTATCAATCAGCCAATGATCTTTCCCGCGATATCGCTCGTTATCTGGACAACGAACCGGTGACCGCCTATAAAGAGTCGATCTGGGAGATCACCTCGCGATGGGCCGGTCGCAACAAAGTGATTTTGTTTATTCTCTTTGGCTATATGTTGGTGCGGTACCTGATTTTTTTCTTCTTGCAGATTTAA